One genomic window of Gossypium hirsutum isolate 1008001.06 chromosome D11, Gossypium_hirsutum_v2.1, whole genome shotgun sequence includes the following:
- the LOC107912410 gene encoding sm-like protein LSM2 isoform X2 codes for MLFFSYFKDLVGREVTVELKNDLAIRGTLHSVDQYLNIKLENTRVVDQDKYPHMLSVRNCFIRGSVVRYVQLPPEEVDIELLHDATRREARVVF; via the exons ATG TTGTTTTTTTCGTATTTCAAGGACTTAGTGGGAAGAGAAGTGACAGTGGAGCTGAAGAATGATTTAGCAATTAGAGGAACTCTTCACTCCGTTGATCAATATCTCAACATCAAGCTCGAGAATACTAGGGTTGTCGATCAAGACAAGTACCCTCACATG CTTTCAGTGAGGAACTGTTTCATCAGGGGTTCGGTTGTGAGGTACGTTCAGCTACCTCCCGAGGAAGTCGACATTGAATTGCTTCATGATGCCACAAGAAGAGAAGCTCG AGTTGTGTTTTGA
- the LOC107912410 gene encoding sm-like protein LSM2 isoform X3, with amino-acid sequence MLFFSYFKDLVGREVTVELKNDLAIRGTLHSVDQYLNIKLENTRVVDQDKYPHMLSVRNCFIRGSVVRYVQLPPEEVDIELLHDATRREAR; translated from the exons ATG TTGTTTTTTTCGTATTTCAAGGACTTAGTGGGAAGAGAAGTGACAGTGGAGCTGAAGAATGATTTAGCAATTAGAGGAACTCTTCACTCCGTTGATCAATATCTCAACATCAAGCTCGAGAATACTAGGGTTGTCGATCAAGACAAGTACCCTCACATG CTTTCAGTGAGGAACTGTTTCATCAGGGGTTCGGTTGTGAGGTACGTTCAGCTACCTCCCGAGGAAGTCGACATTGAATTGCTTCATGATGCCACAAGAAGAGAAGCTCGGTGA
- the LOC107912410 gene encoding heavy metal-associated isoprenylated plant protein 42 isoform X1 produces MLQKINGVDAVDIDTENGLVTVHGIVQLSTLIQTISEKMGKKAELYAYEKNPETRNEKLDNDNTCSACKYEEKNQTCSFADKSDDGKAKDPVPQGPEVSNHPQLITEKKKHWLGGWFGKKSSVEPRIFGSFRGARPGCYAWLPPPPLPPAFRLPPYRCGQYRPVYPYSPPYRITQPPRPYPYDFYEDTEPPIGNSVFHTFRDDNVNACSII; encoded by the exons ATGTTGCAGAAAATCAAtg GGGTGGATGCCGTCGACATAGATACCGAAAACGGGCTGGTCACTGTTCATGGCATTGTCCAACTCTCTACGCTCATTCAAACGATATCAGAAAAGATGGGCAAAAAAGCAGAGCTTTACGCCTACGAGAAGAACCCCGAGACTAGAAACGAGAAACTAGACAATGACAACACTTGTTCTGCTTGTAAATACGAGGAAAAGAACCAAACATGTTCTTTTGCTGATAAATCTGATGACGGTAAAGCTAAAGACCCTGTCCCACAAGGACCCGAAGTATCGAATCACCCACAACTTATCACGGAAAAGAAGAAACACTGGCTTGGTGGTTGGTTTGGCAAGAAGAGCAGTGTTGAACCAAGAATATTTGGCAGTTTTCGAGGAGCAAGGCCAGGGTGTTACGCATGGCTGCCGCCACCACCATTACCACCTGCATTTCGACTGCCACCATATAGATGTGGACAATATCGACCAGTTTATCCTTACTCGCCACCTTACCGGATAACACAGCCGCCGCGACCATATCCCTATGATTTCTACGAGGATACGGAACCGCCAATAGGCAACTCTGTTTTTCACACATTTCGTGATGATAATGTTAATGCTTGCAGCATAATCTGA
- the LOC107912411 gene encoding RNA exonuclease 4 isoform X1 — MASDPDPPKPKTPRHKCPACYKQFNRKLHLIEHMKISYHSVHQPRCWVCQKHCKSFESVREHIISPLSKTNCLKIFVEQGCNLCLKVLDSPSALKEHKQMCCLVAPVPLGTKITPCIESNFTMSGSIMDEMHNGKAQKAVAMDCEMVGGGSDGSIDLCARVCLVDEAENIILHTYVQPQIPVTNYRYEVTGLTEDHLRDAIPLNEVQDKIKKILYNGESVGRMPPDGVKARLLVGHDIQHDLNCLRMKYPGFLLRDTAKYRPLMKTNLVSHSLKHLTKTYLGYNIQSGVHDPYEDCISVMRLYKRMRGQDHRQVFRLGDEKANSGFDSFRSMELEKKAPDELYEISTSDYKCWCLDLTKDCNPGS, encoded by the exons ATGGCCTCTGATCCGGATCCTCCAAAGCCCAAAACCCCAAG GCACAAATGCCCTGCATGCTATAAACAATTTAATAGAAAGCTGCATCTTATTGAGCACATGAAAATCTCGTACCATTCAGTTCATCAACCTAGATGTTGGGTGTGTCAAAAGCACTGCAAATCTTTTGAATCGGTGCGGGAACATATTATTA GTCCACTATCGAAAACAAATTGTTTGAAGATTTTTGTGGAACAAGGTTGCAATCTTTGTTTAAAAGTTTTGGATAGCCCCTCTGCCCTTAAGGAACATAAGCAAATGTGCTGCCTAGTGGCCCCTGTTCCCCTT GGAACAAAGATCACGCCTTGTATAGAATCTAATTTCACTATGTCAGGTTCAATCATGGATGAAATGCACAATGGCAAAGCTCAAAAAGCCGTTGCTATGGATTGTGAAATGGTTGGTGGTGGAAGTGATGGATCAATTGATCTTTGTGCTAGAGTATGTCTTGTTGATGAAGCTGAGAATATAATTTTGCACACATATGTTCAACCACAAATTCCTGTCACCAATTACAG ATATGAAGTAACTGGGCTAACAGAAGACCATCTGAGAGATGCCATACCACTTAATGAAGTGCaagataaaataaagaaaattctaTACAATGGAGAGTCTGTTGGAAGGATGCCCCCAGATGGGGTGAAGGCTAGGCTTCTTGTGGGCCATGACATACAGCATGATTTGAACTGCTTGAGAATGAAATACCCTGGCTTTCTGTTGAG GGACACTGCAAAATACCGTCCATTGATGAAAACAAATCTTGTTAGCCACTCACTGAAGCACCTCACAAAAACATATCTAGG GTACAACATCCAGTCTGGAGTTCACGATCCATACGAAGATTGTATATCTGTGATGAGACTGTACAAGCGAATGCGTGGCCAAGACCATCGGCAAGTGTTCAGACTTGGAGATGAAAAAGCTAACAGTGGCTTTGATTCTTTTCGATCAATGGAATTGGAAAAGAAGGCTCCGGATGAACTATATGAGATCTCAACATCTGATTATAAGTGTTGGTGTCTGGACTTGACCAAAGATTGCAACCCTGGCAGCTGA
- the LOC107912411 gene encoding RNA exonuclease 4 isoform X2: MASDPDPPKPKTPRHKCPACYKQFNRKLHLIEHMKISYHSVHQPRCWVCQKHCKSFESVREHIISPLSKTNCLKIFVEQGCNLCLKVLDSPSALKEHKQMCCLVAPVPLGTKITPCIESNFTMSGSIMDEMHNGKAQKAVAMDCEMVGGGSDGSIDLCARVCLVDEAENIILHTYVQPQIPVTNYRYEVTGLTEDHLRDAIPLNEVQDKIKKILYNGESVGRMPPDGVKARLLVGHDIQHDLNCLRMKYPGFLLRYNIQSGVHDPYEDCISVMRLYKRMRGQDHRQVFRLGDEKANSGFDSFRSMELEKKAPDELYEISTSDYKCWCLDLTKDCNPGS, encoded by the exons ATGGCCTCTGATCCGGATCCTCCAAAGCCCAAAACCCCAAG GCACAAATGCCCTGCATGCTATAAACAATTTAATAGAAAGCTGCATCTTATTGAGCACATGAAAATCTCGTACCATTCAGTTCATCAACCTAGATGTTGGGTGTGTCAAAAGCACTGCAAATCTTTTGAATCGGTGCGGGAACATATTATTA GTCCACTATCGAAAACAAATTGTTTGAAGATTTTTGTGGAACAAGGTTGCAATCTTTGTTTAAAAGTTTTGGATAGCCCCTCTGCCCTTAAGGAACATAAGCAAATGTGCTGCCTAGTGGCCCCTGTTCCCCTT GGAACAAAGATCACGCCTTGTATAGAATCTAATTTCACTATGTCAGGTTCAATCATGGATGAAATGCACAATGGCAAAGCTCAAAAAGCCGTTGCTATGGATTGTGAAATGGTTGGTGGTGGAAGTGATGGATCAATTGATCTTTGTGCTAGAGTATGTCTTGTTGATGAAGCTGAGAATATAATTTTGCACACATATGTTCAACCACAAATTCCTGTCACCAATTACAG ATATGAAGTAACTGGGCTAACAGAAGACCATCTGAGAGATGCCATACCACTTAATGAAGTGCaagataaaataaagaaaattctaTACAATGGAGAGTCTGTTGGAAGGATGCCCCCAGATGGGGTGAAGGCTAGGCTTCTTGTGGGCCATGACATACAGCATGATTTGAACTGCTTGAGAATGAAATACCCTGGCTTTCTGTTGAG GTACAACATCCAGTCTGGAGTTCACGATCCATACGAAGATTGTATATCTGTGATGAGACTGTACAAGCGAATGCGTGGCCAAGACCATCGGCAAGTGTTCAGACTTGGAGATGAAAAAGCTAACAGTGGCTTTGATTCTTTTCGATCAATGGAATTGGAAAAGAAGGCTCCGGATGAACTATATGAGATCTCAACATCTGATTATAAGTGTTGGTGTCTGGACTTGACCAAAGATTGCAACCCTGGCAGCTGA